In Calonectris borealis chromosome 8, bCalBor7.hap1.2, whole genome shotgun sequence, a single genomic region encodes these proteins:
- the PIGK gene encoding GPI-anchor transamidase isoform X4: MAAAVPAVCWVRAAAALLLGCCGAALASGVQDQAEQFFRSGHTNNWAVLVCTSRFWFNYRHVANTLSVYRSVKRLGIPDSHIVLMLADDMACNPRNPKPATVFSHKNMELNVYGDDVEVDYRSYEVTVENFLRVLTGRIPPSTPRSKRLLSDDRSNILIYMTGHGGNGFLKFQDSEEITNVELADAFEQMWQKRRYNELLFIIDTCQGASMYERFYSPNIMALASSQVGEDSLSHQPDLGIGVHLMDRYTFYVLEFLEEIHPASQTNMNDLFQVCPKSLCVSTPGHRTDLFQRDPQNVLITDFFGSVRKVEITTETISLDDDVAGFESKLPKDDLATEPLKYAEQLPVAQIIHQLKQVW; the protein is encoded by the exons ATGGCGGCCGCGGTGCCCGCCGTGTGCTGGGTCCGCGCCGCTGCAGCTCTGTTGCTGGGGTGCTGCGGCGCAGCGCTCGCCAGCGGCGTCCAG gATCAAGCAGAACAGTTCTTTAGAAGTGGACATACAAATAACTGGGCAGTTTTG GTGTGTACATCTCGATTCTGGTTTAATTATCGTCATGTGGCAAATACTCTTTCAGTATACAGAAGTGTCAAGAGACTGGGCATTCCTGATAG TCACATTGTCCTGATGCTAGCAGATGATATGGCATGTAATCCCAGAAATCCCAAACCAGCTACTGTGTTTAGTCATAAAAACATGGAGCTAAATGTCTATGGAGATGATGTGGAAGTGGATTACAGAAGCTATGAG GTTACTGTCGAAAATTTCTTGCGTGTATTAACAGGAAGAATCCCACCAAGCACACCGCGatcgaaacgtcttctttctgaTGACAGAAGCAATATTCTAATATATATGACAG GCCATGGTGGAAATGGTTTCCTAAAATTTCAAGATTCTGAAGAAATCACAAATGTAGAACTTGCTGATGCCTTTGAACAAATGTGGCAGAAAAGAAG gtATAATGAATTGTTGTTTATTATTGATACTTGTCAAGGAGCATCCATGTATGAACGATTTTATTCACCTAATATAATGGCCTTGGCTAGCAGCCAAGTTGGAGAAGATTCTTTATCA CATCAACCTGATCTTGGGATTGGCGTTCATCTTATGGACAGATACACGTTCTATGTGCTAGAGTTCTTGGAAGAAATTCATCCAGCCAGTCAGACAAATATGAATGACCTA TTTCAGGTCTGTCCAAAAAGTTTGTGCGTTTCCACGCCTGGGCACCGAACTGATCTCTTTCAGCGAGACCCACAAAATGTTCTGATAACAGACTTCTTTGGTAGTGTGAGAAAGGTGGAAATTACGACAGAGACAATTTCTTTGGACGATGACGTAGCTGGTTTTGAAAGCAA